A genomic segment from Spinacia oleracea cultivar Varoflay chromosome 3, BTI_SOV_V1, whole genome shotgun sequence encodes:
- the LOC130468921 gene encoding F-box/kelch-repeat protein At3g23880-like, with protein MAEAKIIDRGRLKFVANYDHIDGCLPLELTLEILVRLPTKSLVRFKLVSKSWYSVISNPNFIKFHTLNSNKPFLTLLYDSSYRLRKCLSLGKRDDNVNLNSTVLEVNPSSFLHTQENLGGLIGSCHGLICTYSDDKKLIYLCNPATKETKEISFPYPKTQSYYYSRIMSWFGFVPSINDYKILLVFGIISLRIHVYSMRDNKWRKVDSNAFESLVTPGGCIRWGSNAALINEKLHFYCFDTNLKNKVMAKFDLVQEIFEIHPRGRVVEAWKLEKYGKWDSWNKLFSVELSGFLMGFTSFGGLILKRITYDIDDHELVFVDVTQNAPSQIQLGRTEGVCYMLDYVETLVSPFSLP; from the exons ATGGCGGAGGCCAAAATCATTGACAGGGGAAGATTGAAGTTTGTAGCAAATTATGATCATATTGATGGGTGCTTACCTCTGGAGCTAACACTCGAGATCTTGGTTCGACTACCGACAAAATCATTGGTAAGATTCAAATTAGTATCCAAATCATGGTATTCGGTAATCTCAAACCCTAACTTCATCAAGTTCCATACACTAAACTCAAACAAGCCGTTCTTAACCTTGCTCTATGATTCAAGTTATAGGTTGCGTAAGTGTTTATCTCTTGGTAAAAGGGACGACAACGTAAACTTAAATTCGACTGTGTTAGAAGTAAACCCTTCCAGCTTCCTCCACACTCAAGAAAATTTGGGCGGCCTAATTGGATCATGTCATGGCCTTATATGCACGTACTCTGATGACAAAAAACTTATCTACCTTTGTAACCCCGCCACCAAAGAAACCAAGGAAATATCATTCCCATACCCTAAAACTCAATCCTATTACTACAGCCGAATTATGTCATGGTTTGGCTTCGTTCCTTCTATCAATGACTACAAGATATTGTTAGTATTTGGAATAATAAGCTTAAGAATTCATGTATACTCAATGAGGGATAATAAATGGAGAAAGGTAGATAGTAATGCTTTTGAGTCCCTTGTTACTCCTGGAGGATGCATAAGATGGGGATCGAATGCAGCTCTAATCAATGAGAAATTGCATTTTTATTGTTTCGACACTAATCTTAAAAACAAGGTTATGGCTAAATTTGATCTAGTCCAAGAAATTTTCGA AATTCATCCGAGGGGGCGTGTGGTGGAGGCTTGGAAGTTAGAGAAATATGGTAAGTGGGATTCTTGGAACAAATTGTTTAGCGTGGAGTTATCTGGTTTTCTAATGGGATTCACATCTTTTGGGGGACTAATTTTGAAAAGAATAACGTATGATATCGATGATCATGAGCTTGTGTTTGTCGACGTGACTCAAAATGCACCTAGTCAAATACAACTCGGAAGAACAGAGGGTGTTTGTTACATGCTGGATTACGTGGAAACTCTTGTTTCTCCTTTTTCTTTACCTTAG
- the LOC130468922 gene encoding F-box/kelch-repeat protein At3g23880-like, giving the protein MAEANVIERGRWKFAANYNHNDGCLPQELTTEILLRLPTKSLVRFKLVSKLWSFLISNPNFIKSHSLNPNNMPLTLLYDSKYRLLKSVSLGKRDENLNLNPTVLEVNPCFLYIEEYLYDGILGSCHGLICTYSNQTKLIYLCNPLTKETKEISFPNPKIISYDCKDIRNMSWFDFVPSINDYKILLVFGTRTSNLRIHVYSMKDNKWRELNTSDFKSLVITGGYIGWERNVALINEKLHFVCFNFNHRTQFIAKFDLVQDIFELMPIILNDNNNNYRYCYGEFVDIVQGTISIHGRGRYILPGGSWVMEAWKLEKLFSLELSGFPIGFTSCGGLILRRPNPDDNHEYELVFVDLTQNPPSQIQLGRSERARYMLDYVETLVSPFSLP; this is encoded by the coding sequence ATGGCGGAGGCGAATGTCATTGAAAGGGGAAGATGGAAGTTTGCAGCAAATTACAATCATAATGATGGGTGCTTACCTCAGGAATTAACAACCGAAATCTTGCTTCGACTACCGACAAAATCATTGGTAAGATTCAAACTAGTTAGCAAATTATGGAGTTTTTTAAtctcaaaccctaatttcatcAAGTCTCATTCACTAAACCCAAACAATATGCCCTTAACCTTGTTATATGATTCAAAATATCGTCTGCTTAAGTCCGTTTCTCTTGGTAAAAGGGACGAAAACTTAAACTTAAACCCGACTGTGCTAGAAGTAAACCCTTGTTTCCTCTACATTGAAGAATATCTATACGACGGCATACTTGGATCATGTCATGGGCTTATATGCACGTACTCTAATCAAACAAAACTTATCTACCTTTGTAACCCCCTGACCAAAGAAACCAAGGAAATATCATTCCCAAACCCTAAAATCATATCCTATGACTGCAAAGACATTAGAAATATGTCATGGTTTGACTTTGTTCCTTCTATCAATGACTACAAGATATTGTTAGTATTTGGAACACGAACATCAAACCTAAGAATCCATGTATACTCAATGAAGGATAATAAATGGAGAGAATTAAATACTAGTGATTTTAAGTCCCTTGTTATTACTGGAGGATACATAGGGTGGGAAAGGAATGTGGCTCTAATCAATGAGAAATTGCATTTTGTTTGTTTCAACTTTAATCATCGAACACAGTTTATAGCTAAGTTTGATCTAGTACAAGACATTTTCGAGTTGATGCCGATTATTTTGaatgataataataacaatTATCGTTATTGTTATGGAGAATTCGTTGATATTGTTCAAGGCACAATTAGTATTCACGGTCGTGGACGTTACATTCTTCCCGGAGGGTCGTGGGTGATGGAGGCTTGGAAGTTAGAGAAATTGTTTAGCCTCGAGTTATCGGGTTTTCCAATAGGATTCACATCTTGTGGGGGATTAATTTTGAGAAGACCAAATCCCGATGATAATCATGAGTATGAGCTTGTGTTTGTCGACCTGACTCAAAATCCACCTAGTCAAATACAACTCGGAAGATCAGAGCGTGCTCGTTACATGTTGGATTATGTGGAAACTCTTGTTTCTCCTTTTTCTTTGCCTTag
- the LOC110779456 gene encoding zinc finger BED domain-containing protein RICESLEEPER 3-like — protein sequence MDETTGESITPTGPSSEDPVVSSAPCEGGQNQLEQGAAAVPKAPAKRPATETATDAQNKGKKKRSWLWDHFELIIKNGEERAKCVYCPTDVCGSSKTGTSVMKNHLLRCKEYPPNIDKSQRLLSLQSEQSQQSMGDGSVGENVTGEKKGKLEFWKFKQEDTRKAFAKMIIMDEMPFRVVEREGFQLFALLIVYISCLCWFSLAFIN from the coding sequence ATGGATGAAACGACCGGTGAAAGTATTACCCCCACCGGTCCCTCGAGCGAGGACCCTGTTGTTTCAAGTGCTCCTTGTGAAGGAGGTCAAAATCAACTAGAGCAAGGGGCTGCTGCAGTACCAAAAGCTCCAGCCAAAAGGCCCGCAACTGAAACTGCCACTGATGCTCAAAATAAAGGTAAGAAAAAAAGATCTTGGCTCTGGGATCATTTTGAGTTGATCATAAAAAATGGAGAAGAAAGAGCTAAATGCGTGTATTGTCCAACTGATGTTTGTGGTAGCTCTAAAACAGGCACATCTGTTATGAAAAATCACCTTCTTAGATGTAAAGAATACCCTCCTAACATCGATAAATCACAAAGGCTTCTTTCTTTGCAAAGTGAACAAAGTCAACAGAGTATGGGAGATGGCAGTGTTGGTGAAAATGTAACTGgggaaaaaaaagggaaattaGAATTTTGGAAGTTTAAGCAAGAGGATACTCGGAAAGCTTTTGCAAAGATGATAATAATGGATGAAATGCCATTTAGAGTTGTTGAGCGTGAGGGTTTTCAACTTTTCGCATTGCTAATAGTATACATTTCTTGTTTGTGTTGGTTTTCTTTGGCTTTTATCAACTAG